One window of Methanobacterium alkalithermotolerans genomic DNA carries:
- a CDS encoding DUF1959 family protein, whose product MDNNESLLELMKIRIVTSFRWREDIVLPLADELGIKKEEMEQILIKNLDMSSLEALHPRFESARPRCLKERIHADLRLCYLSDVMEIVSGDDSEKITTKISKEVLDGTPYNQALEDGKKQLLEILLGDQI is encoded by the coding sequence ATGGATAATAATGAATCACTTCTGGAATTAATGAAAATTAGAATAGTTACCAGTTTTCGCTGGAGAGAAGACATAGTACTACCTCTAGCTGATGAATTAGGTATCAAAAAAGAGGAAATGGAACAGATTCTCATTAAGAACCTGGACATGTCCAGTCTGGAGGCTTTGCACCCTCGTTTCGAATCAGCACGCCCTCGGTGCTTAAAAGAAAGGATTCATGCTGATTTAAGACTTTGCTATTTATCTGATGTTATGGAGATTGTATCTGGTGATGATTCAGAAAAAATCACCACTAAAATAAGTAAGGAAGTATTAGATGGTACACCTTATAATCAAGCCCTGGAGGATGGCAAAAAACAACTTTTAGAAATATTACTGGGGGATCAGATCTAA
- a CDS encoding EhaG family protein: MIVPEVVPTITVSLFLPALYVALIVGFIALLGISFQKKDVHALILTDIVGVAMLIIVAAVGTDLAEALILPGLVVELAEIMAISEILMSREMRKTGKKVSFMPMPIKMDMEILKTAPNFLSLVLIVYGIFLTGFTGGAVAGVGILFYALARKSRGLPFQLWEGVSGISGVAWCIWLAGFLILFVAPEIWLLGLLMSSFGILLKVASKMGLIGVLGREEFKRN; this comes from the coding sequence ATGATTGTCCCGGAAGTTGTACCGACTATCACCGTTTCTCTATTCCTACCTGCCCTTTATGTGGCCCTGATTGTGGGATTTATAGCCCTTTTAGGAATATCCTTCCAGAAAAAGGATGTACATGCACTCATCCTCACTGATATAGTAGGGGTGGCCATGCTCATAATTGTAGCCGCGGTGGGAACCGATCTGGCGGAAGCTTTAATCTTACCGGGCCTGGTGGTGGAACTGGCGGAAATAATGGCCATATCAGAGATATTAATGAGCCGGGAAATGAGAAAAACCGGTAAAAAAGTTTCATTCATGCCCATGCCCATTAAAATGGATATGGAAATTCTTAAAACAGCACCTAATTTCTTATCACTGGTACTGATAGTTTATGGAATATTTTTAACAGGATTTACCGGTGGTGCAGTGGCTGGTGTAGGTATTCTGTTCTATGCTCTGGCTAGAAAATCCAGGGGACTACCTTTCCAATTATGGGAGGGTGTTAGTGGAATTTCCGGGGTGGCCTGGTGTATCTGGCTGGCTGGATTTTTAATACTATTTGTAGCCCCTGAAATATGGTTATTAGGATTACTTATGTCTTCCTTTGGAATATTACTCAAAGTAGCATCAAAAATGGGCCTTATAGGAGTTCTGGGCCGGGAAGAATTTAAAAGAAACTGA
- a CDS encoding hydrogenase large subunit: protein MILPIGPIHPGLKEPLRLKLKTQGEKVLSAEIDYGYVHRGIERIMQGQTWQKSIFLAERVCGICSYIHTQTFAETFEKIAGQQAPLRAQYLRVLTNELDRTQSHLLANSTYFKALEHETLFMYMLALREPVMDAIELLTGNRVNMGWNVVGGVRMDAKESHLQKIREIVTKLESEYDKYVEMFEHGPLMGLRSRDVGKMTYDEAIKARAVGPIGRASGLKHDLREDHHTYKDNFDFKVIYRKEGDNFARTMNRFDELRVSLDLIKQVIDNIPPGDIRSKIDFGAGYGEWRNEAPRGEVTYMIETNGNLIKEISIRTPSIMNIDACAKYMLKDVATVADAVATYATSDPCIACTERVVILDEKKGETSYQGIHNMNLKTNLVNEK, encoded by the coding sequence ATGATTCTTCCAATTGGACCTATACACCCTGGACTAAAAGAACCATTGCGATTGAAACTTAAAACTCAGGGTGAGAAGGTTTTAAGTGCTGAAATTGATTATGGATATGTTCACCGGGGAATAGAAAGGATAATGCAGGGTCAAACCTGGCAAAAATCTATTTTCCTGGCAGAGAGAGTGTGCGGGATATGTTCCTATATCCACACCCAGACCTTTGCTGAGACTTTTGAAAAAATAGCAGGCCAGCAGGCACCACTACGAGCCCAGTACCTGCGGGTACTAACCAATGAACTGGACCGTACACAAAGCCATCTTTTAGCTAATTCCACCTATTTCAAGGCTCTGGAACATGAAACCCTGTTTATGTACATGCTGGCCCTCCGGGAACCGGTAATGGATGCTATAGAATTATTAACTGGAAACCGGGTTAACATGGGCTGGAATGTGGTTGGGGGAGTACGTATGGATGCCAAGGAATCCCACCTCCAGAAAATCAGGGAAATAGTCACTAAACTGGAATCAGAATACGATAAATACGTGGAAATGTTTGAACACGGACCCCTCATGGGCCTGCGTTCCCGGGATGTGGGTAAAATGACCTATGATGAGGCTATTAAAGCCCGGGCAGTGGGACCTATAGGTCGGGCTTCTGGTTTAAAACATGATCTCCGGGAAGATCACCATACCTATAAGGATAATTTTGACTTTAAGGTAATCTATCGAAAGGAAGGGGATAATTTTGCCCGGACCATGAATCGTTTCGATGAATTAAGGGTCTCCCTGGACCTGATAAAACAGGTAATAGACAATATACCACCAGGGGATATACGTAGCAAGATTGATTTCGGGGCCGGCTACGGCGAATGGAGAAATGAGGCTCCCCGGGGAGAGGTTACCTACATGATTGAAACCAATGGAAATCTCATAAAAGAGATATCCATCCGGACTCCCAGTATCATGAATATTGATGCCTGTGCTAAGTACATGCTAAAGGATGTGGCCACTGTAGCTGATGCGGTGGCTACCTATGCTACCTCTGATCCCTGCATTGCCTGTACTGAAAGAGTGGTTATTCTGGATGAAAAGAAAGGAGAAACTTCTTACCAGGGAATACACAACATGAACCTTAAAACTAATTTAGTTAATGAAAAATGA
- a CDS encoding formylmethanofuran--tetrahydromethanopterin N-formyltransferase, producing the protein MPYDERIENTFAEAFTGKCVRAIITAEDEEIVKKAAFDATSTPGAVIGRVEGGVERFLDASQTPDNRPGAIVQFYFGLDDLEKFEVELSYRIRQDILVKPFTSLYNATPHPEGYLGMMKQVGHCGDGYEWEENIYGREMIVVPIALPDFKIEKQLGYQSAVMGANFWYMCRTKKGVMEAGNKALEAIREIEGVITPFDICSAASKVETNYPWIGPTTNHPYCPSLKPRLKEESLVPDDVNYVPEIVINGLDMDKVEMAMKAGLKAVLEVDDVLRVSAGNYQGKLGDYQINLRDLF; encoded by the coding sequence GTGCCATATGATGAAAGAATAGAGAATACCTTTGCAGAGGCCTTCACGGGAAAATGTGTAAGGGCCATTATAACTGCAGAGGATGAAGAGATAGTTAAAAAAGCAGCCTTTGATGCTACTTCAACGCCAGGGGCAGTTATTGGAAGGGTGGAAGGAGGGGTGGAAAGATTTTTAGATGCATCCCAAACCCCTGATAACCGCCCTGGTGCTATCGTCCAGTTTTACTTTGGATTGGATGATCTGGAAAAATTTGAAGTGGAATTATCCTACCGAATAAGACAGGACATCCTGGTTAAACCATTCACCTCTCTTTATAATGCCACCCCTCATCCGGAAGGTTATCTGGGTATGATGAAACAGGTGGGGCACTGTGGAGATGGCTATGAATGGGAAGAAAATATATATGGTAGGGAGATGATTGTGGTTCCTATTGCCCTGCCGGACTTTAAAATTGAAAAACAGCTGGGTTATCAGTCGGCAGTTATGGGTGCTAATTTCTGGTATATGTGCCGCACTAAAAAAGGAGTTATGGAAGCAGGAAATAAAGCCCTGGAAGCCATAAGAGAAATAGAAGGAGTTATAACTCCCTTTGATATTTGTTCAGCAGCTTCTAAAGTGGAAACCAATTACCCATGGATTGGGCCCACCACCAACCATCCCTATTGCCCTTCACTAAAACCACGCCTTAAAGAAGAATCCTTAGTTCCTGATGATGTTAATTACGTCCCGGAGATAGTGATAAATGGGCTGGACATGGATAAAGTTGAAATGGCCATGAAAGCAGGGTTAAAGGCAGTACTGGAAGTGGATGATGTACTTCGAGTTTCTGCTGGAAACTATCAGGGTAAACTGGGTGACTATCAGATTAATTTAAGGGATCTGTTTTAG
- a CDS encoding DUF2108 domain-containing protein — protein MDFINLTTISAAVMFIGAAGIILLPKPLDKVIMFALLQGGFISTIVAARYLDVALVAAIFDPIATVILLMAIIKINEIRGKKAQEEDSSA, from the coding sequence CTGGATTTCATTAATTTAACAACTATATCCGCTGCGGTGATGTTCATTGGGGCGGCCGGGATAATTTTACTCCCTAAACCCCTGGACAAAGTTATCATGTTCGCTTTACTGCAGGGAGGATTTATCAGCACAATAGTTGCTGCCAGGTACCTGGACGTGGCCCTGGTTGCAGCGATTTTCGACCCCATTGCCACAGTAATATTATTGATGGCCATTATAAAGATAAATGAAATTAGAGGAAAAAAAGCCCAGGAGGAAGATTCCAGTGCTTGA
- a CDS encoding EhaF family protein: MKLGRLWNSLANPKRIPRLFSIILGFILLTGFLIPMALNDNQLYPRPVPQEQINQGNPLAPYDRGGEVLKEPGIVKSQYPENEPNLGKITSYLTPIAISVKNSTIYYGTSIYSSPGGLIDEILYYTRGFDTVLESTILMMAFVIASWVALNFTMRREEE, encoded by the coding sequence ATGAAACTGGGCAGACTATGGAATTCACTGGCCAACCCGAAACGAATACCCCGGCTATTCTCCATTATACTGGGTTTTATATTATTAACCGGGTTTTTAATACCCATGGCCCTTAATGATAATCAACTATATCCCCGACCGGTTCCCCAGGAACAGATAAACCAGGGCAATCCCTTAGCCCCATATGATCGAGGGGGAGAAGTACTCAAAGAACCAGGAATTGTGAAATCTCAGTATCCTGAGAACGAACCAAACCTGGGTAAAATCACATCTTATTTAACCCCAATTGCAATTTCTGTTAAAAATAGCACCATTTATTATGGTACTTCCATTTATTCCTCCCCTGGAGGATTAATTGATGAAATTCTTTATTATACCCGGGGATTTGACACGGTACTCGAATCCACCATATTAATGATGGCCTTTGTAATAGCATCCTGGGTGGCCCTTAATTTCACCATGAGGAGGGAAGAAGAATGA
- a CDS encoding energy-converting hydrogenase subunit EhaL family protein — translation MDEITYLIYIISFVLGSVLGLLLSYKKYNQPFVIKKIDPVALIISIAGWFLVLNSALLFFLPSFVSISLGLFMVALVLGMRPGYGRYETIFGILISAAVWLALTII, via the coding sequence GTGGATGAAATAACATATTTAATATACATCATTTCCTTTGTACTGGGATCAGTGCTGGGGCTTTTATTAAGCTATAAAAAATATAACCAGCCCTTTGTAATAAAAAAAATTGATCCAGTGGCTTTAATAATTTCAATTGCAGGATGGTTTCTGGTATTAAATAGTGCCCTCCTGTTTTTCTTACCATCTTTTGTATCCATAAGCCTGGGTCTTTTCATGGTAGCACTTGTCCTGGGGATGAGGCCCGGATACGGCCGTTATGAAACCATTTTTGGTATTTTAATTTCAGCTGCAGTATGGCTGGCTCTGACGATTATATAA
- a CDS encoding carbohydrate kinase family protein: protein MKSKNFKTGKPQVVGFGALNMDLLHQVDYLAGADEETFIKNVTTSCGGSAANTIIGLSKLGLKTGYIGKVARDDPGKILKSNLIKENVDTSHLLLSSHGRSGRVMGFIDLKGQRALYVDPGVNDDILIRDIDLEYVNQSQVLHLTSFVGDSFKTQLKLVGELEDDLILSFDPGRIYVEKGLKKLKKIIERTDILLINEIELQVLTGSSSYQESAVELQKEGLEIVVVKRGAEGVYATNGEDEVDLPPFQVECRDSTGAGDAFNTGFLYAHLNHFSLKESCRSGNLIASRCIQSEGATSGLPDNSIFENF from the coding sequence ATGAAATCCAAAAATTTTAAAACTGGAAAACCACAGGTGGTGGGTTTTGGAGCTTTGAATATGGACCTCCTGCATCAGGTCGATTATCTGGCCGGTGCTGATGAGGAAACTTTTATTAAAAATGTCACCACATCCTGTGGAGGATCAGCAGCCAACACCATAATTGGTTTATCTAAATTAGGCCTTAAAACAGGATACATAGGTAAAGTTGCCCGGGATGATCCGGGTAAAATCCTTAAAAGCAATCTCATAAAAGAAAATGTGGATACTTCCCATTTACTCCTATCATCTCATGGTAGAAGTGGCCGGGTTATGGGTTTTATTGATCTTAAAGGCCAGAGAGCCCTCTATGTTGATCCGGGAGTCAATGATGATATCCTCATCAGAGATATTGACCTGGAATATGTAAATCAGAGCCAGGTTCTGCACCTTACTTCTTTTGTAGGGGATTCATTTAAGACCCAGTTAAAACTGGTAGGTGAACTGGAGGATGATTTGATTTTAAGTTTTGATCCAGGACGTATCTATGTGGAAAAAGGTCTAAAAAAACTAAAAAAAATAATAGAACGCACAGATATACTTTTAATTAATGAAATAGAATTACAGGTACTCACCGGTTCTTCTTCTTATCAGGAATCTGCAGTAGAATTACAAAAAGAGGGTTTAGAAATTGTGGTGGTAAAAAGAGGGGCAGAAGGGGTTTATGCTACTAATGGAGAAGATGAAGTGGACCTTCCACCATTTCAGGTGGAATGCAGGGATAGTACCGGTGCAGGGGATGCTTTCAATACCGGTTTTTTATATGCTCACCTTAATCATTTCTCCTTAAAAGAATCCTGCCGTAGTGGTAATTTAATTGCCTCCCGGTGTATCCAGAGTGAAGGGGCCACCAGCGGACTTCCGGATAATTCCATATTTGAAAATTTTTAA
- a CDS encoding respiratory chain complex I subunit 1 family protein has translation MNLMANILLNVLIAFLIGSLLFGLQRKVMARIQSRPGPPIIQHLLHTLKFFIKESSFPYTAAMPFYIAIASMLCAIWVSAVIVGPVIEGSLLLFFGIYALQKIVEHNAGSSSGSPYGKLSCVRAVFSAAAEVPLFAVLVIIYLQTQTMVISDIINYQAVNGPLIFTIPLAALMFFVLILSKSPYSPFAITKGKDIVSGYETEHFGVLRGYLMISESIAWYMLLWVFLTVFIGPLGILGYLVGMVAISVLIAFINSITPLLNPNHSIMAQITFAFIGIVGSLVLMMVM, from the coding sequence ATGAATCTAATGGCAAATATACTGTTAAATGTTCTCATTGCCTTTTTAATTGGGAGCCTATTATTTGGACTCCAGAGGAAGGTAATGGCCAGAATACAGAGTAGACCGGGACCTCCCATAATACAGCACTTACTGCACACCCTTAAATTTTTTATAAAGGAATCATCATTTCCTTATACTGCGGCCATGCCCTTTTATATAGCCATAGCCAGTATGCTCTGTGCCATATGGGTATCAGCGGTGATTGTAGGGCCGGTAATAGAAGGCTCTCTTTTATTGTTCTTTGGAATATACGCCCTTCAAAAAATCGTGGAGCATAATGCCGGTTCATCCTCAGGATCACCCTATGGGAAACTGAGCTGTGTCCGGGCAGTTTTTTCTGCAGCAGCAGAGGTTCCTCTATTTGCAGTACTGGTTATTATCTATCTGCAAACCCAGACCATGGTAATCAGTGATATAATCAATTACCAGGCAGTTAATGGACCATTAATCTTCACCATTCCCCTGGCGGCACTGATGTTCTTTGTGCTGATTTTATCCAAATCTCCTTACTCCCCTTTTGCCATAACTAAAGGAAAAGACATTGTATCTGGATATGAAACTGAGCATTTTGGAGTACTAAGAGGTTATCTGATGATATCCGAGTCCATAGCATGGTACATGCTACTCTGGGTATTTTTAACTGTTTTCATAGGACCGCTGGGCATTTTAGGTTATCTGGTAGGTATGGTGGCTATCAGTGTTTTGATTGCGTTTATAAACTCCATCACCCCCTTACTTAATCCTAACCATTCTATAATGGCGCAAATCACCTTTGCTTTTATTGGAATTGTGGGATCCCTGGTCCTGATGATGGTGATGTGA
- a CDS encoding DUF788 domain-containing protein, with the protein MTTLKVSSYAIFLLSISGIIYALVFNPADWIVYAISIVLIPTFILSLGLILMAQVKKEEEDERRNEPFIGY; encoded by the coding sequence ATGACAACTCTAAAAGTGTCCAGCTATGCAATATTTTTATTATCCATATCAGGGATCATCTATGCCCTGGTATTTAATCCAGCCGACTGGATAGTTTATGCCATATCCATAGTGTTGATTCCCACATTTATATTATCCCTGGGCCTTATTTTGATGGCCCAGGTTAAAAAAGAGGAGGAAGATGAGAGAAGGAACGAACCATTTATTGGATATTAA
- a CDS encoding EhaE family protein: protein MLEMQIWFYTGCALVILGTIGTVIGPGVKDPIVRILNTEIPAVGVSLIFLSYNHVLALLTFIAATVIITLILLRAVVRLEEMGAEV, encoded by the coding sequence GTGCTTGAAATGCAAATTTGGTTTTATACTGGTTGTGCCCTGGTAATTTTAGGCACCATTGGAACGGTGATTGGTCCTGGTGTAAAGGATCCCATTGTCCGAATATTGAATACTGAAATTCCTGCAGTGGGGGTTTCATTAATATTTTTATCCTACAACCATGTACTGGCCTTACTAACATTCATTGCCGCTACAGTAATTATAACCCTGATTCTGCTTCGTGCAGTGGTCCGTTTAGAAGAAATGGGGGCTGAAGTATGA
- a CDS encoding NADH-quinone oxidoreductase subunit B family protein, with translation MLNTLKDIVRKSSIHVCLVNTGGCNGCDIEVVALLSPRYDLEQYGIYVHNNPREADVILVTGAVTDQWLENLRRIYTKAPEPKVVVAIGNCPLTGDVFNQEGGSVSAPVSDFIPVDAEISGCPPRPSEILEAILSVAPGAIALKGRQNK, from the coding sequence ATGTTAAATACTCTTAAAGATATTGTAAGAAAGAGTTCAATTCACGTATGTCTGGTTAATACGGGAGGATGCAATGGCTGCGATATTGAAGTAGTGGCCCTTTTATCACCACGTTATGACCTGGAACAGTACGGTATATACGTACATAATAACCCCCGGGAGGCGGATGTAATCCTGGTAACAGGAGCGGTAACCGACCAGTGGTTAGAAAACTTAAGACGGATATATACCAAGGCCCCGGAACCTAAAGTGGTGGTGGCTATTGGTAACTGTCCTTTAACTGGAGATGTTTTTAATCAGGAAGGAGGAAGTGTATCTGCTCCTGTATCTGATTTTATACCGGTGGATGCTGAAATATCAGGATGCCCACCCCGACCTTCTGAGATACTGGAAGCTATATTGAGTGTGGCACCTGGTGCCATAGCCCTTAAAGGGAGGCAAAATAAATGA
- a CDS encoding hydrogenase, translated as MAQEKDLVFLMALVALGIMIASGLVAFLQWMVVIPVTLVGLIFTIFLLQQNKDKAVHLSEKLEKAVFLITLIFLAVALVVLYQPA; from the coding sequence ATGGCACAGGAAAAAGATTTAGTATTCTTGATGGCTCTGGTTGCTCTGGGGATTATGATTGCCAGTGGACTGGTGGCCTTCCTGCAATGGATGGTGGTAATACCGGTAACCCTGGTGGGACTAATATTCACCATATTCTTACTACAACAAAATAAAGATAAGGCCGTACACCTCTCAGAAAAACTGGAAAAAGCTGTTTTCCTGATAACCCTTATCTTCCTGGCAGTGGCCCTGGTGGTACTCTATCAACCTGCATGA
- a CDS encoding 4Fe-4S binding protein, with protein sequence MREVEVDYEIDHSKCESCPDRPCLKSCPVDAVHEIPPDNQIEIDEKCFGCVLCREACPYDAITMRTRLSEPIRENVPNINPKLCRQCGACIGACKTGAIHFTSSGNHEPHSEIDEEKCVRCGYCSRVCPTDAIKYGEILPRSVVGGKAIVVNQKDCIGCMTCTRVCPSRGAINVGKMSKLPFIDPSYCARCEECMEVCPSAAIKYSSRKRAYENFSKIKTMEIVSELLEKDSQKLSHDAGKIDEVLNRLARDISYRHKEGEFIEDVTDILHDKIQGLVDNDLEIGDVKDILEFTSPERIIKVVDENCIGCGSCIEPCPVRCIQLEMPSPIHIGEECVKCGKCVEICPMDAVDLKEEYFATDENRILFRRRTIQGMKQGEVKVDNDLCQSCGVCVNKCPVDALSLKQDDLQVNRQKCIVCGECETICPVKAIEMEMKT encoded by the coding sequence TTGCGGGAAGTGGAAGTGGATTATGAAATAGACCACAGCAAGTGCGAAAGTTGCCCTGATCGTCCCTGTCTTAAATCCTGTCCTGTGGACGCAGTCCATGAAATACCCCCTGATAATCAGATAGAAATAGATGAAAAATGCTTTGGCTGTGTTTTATGCAGAGAAGCCTGTCCCTATGATGCTATAACCATGCGGACTCGTTTATCAGAACCTATCAGGGAAAATGTTCCCAATATCAATCCCAAGCTGTGCAGACAGTGCGGTGCCTGTATAGGGGCCTGCAAAACAGGTGCTATTCATTTTACCTCTTCAGGAAACCATGAACCTCACAGTGAAATAGATGAGGAAAAATGTGTCCGCTGCGGGTACTGTTCCCGGGTATGCCCCACTGATGCTATTAAATATGGTGAAATCTTACCCCGATCGGTGGTGGGAGGTAAGGCCATTGTGGTTAATCAAAAAGACTGCATCGGGTGTATGACCTGTACCAGGGTATGTCCTTCCCGGGGAGCCATTAATGTAGGGAAAATGAGTAAACTTCCCTTTATCGATCCTTCTTACTGTGCCCGGTGTGAGGAATGTATGGAAGTTTGTCCTTCTGCAGCTATTAAATACTCCTCCCGGAAAAGGGCCTATGAAAATTTCAGTAAAATAAAAACCATGGAAATAGTTTCAGAACTCTTAGAAAAAGATTCCCAGAAACTATCCCATGATGCTGGAAAAATTGACGAAGTCTTAAATAGGCTGGCCCGGGATATCAGTTACCGGCATAAAGAAGGTGAATTCATAGAGGATGTAACTGACATATTACATGATAAGATCCAGGGCCTGGTGGATAATGACCTGGAAATAGGGGATGTTAAGGATATCCTGGAGTTCACCTCCCCGGAACGTATCATAAAAGTGGTGGATGAAAACTGCATCGGGTGTGGTTCCTGTATAGAACCCTGTCCAGTAAGGTGCATCCAACTGGAAATGCCCTCTCCTATTCACATTGGAGAAGAATGTGTTAAGTGTGGAAAATGCGTGGAAATCTGTCCAATGGATGCGGTGGATCTTAAAGAAGAATACTTTGCCACTGATGAAAACAGGATTTTATTTAGAAGAAGAACCATCCAGGGTATGAAACAGGGAGAAGTAAAGGTGGATAATGATCTATGCCAATCCTGCGGAGTTTGTGTTAATAAGTGTCCGGTAGATGCCTTAAGCCTTAAACAGGATGATCTGCAGGTTAATCGTCAGAAATGTATTGTTTGCGGGGAATGTGAAACAATATGCCCGGTAAAAGCTATTGAAATGGAAATGAAAACATAA
- a CDS encoding proton-conducting transporter transmembrane domain-containing protein, which yields MDIATLGGQLLGQIPLGDIVLYLTPFNLFMFAGALIFTTLIAISRTETQVEAEFGSLNDNEVKVGLKEFKIRRFLAVVCGLATAGAMITGDVFNFTLLVALIGIVNIGIVSAVKQIDVLNAAFQYGLIAMIASLPLFGGAAIILASTGTLSILEIAQLSFTTPMMFFASVLLLLGIAGETGIAPFYATKAEMFRTPGSPFILIIHLSSLLVIVRAIEILLIINKPF from the coding sequence ATGGATATTGCAACTTTAGGCGGGCAACTTTTAGGTCAGATACCATTAGGAGATATAGTACTCTACCTTACTCCCTTCAACCTGTTCATGTTTGCAGGTGCCCTCATATTCACCACTTTAATTGCTATTAGCCGAACGGAAACCCAGGTGGAAGCAGAATTCGGATCACTAAATGATAATGAAGTGAAAGTTGGATTAAAAGAATTTAAAATCAGAAGATTTCTGGCAGTGGTATGTGGACTGGCCACCGCCGGGGCCATGATTACCGGGGATGTATTCAACTTCACCCTGTTGGTGGCCCTCATTGGTATTGTTAACATCGGTATAGTATCTGCGGTTAAACAAATCGATGTACTAAACGCAGCCTTCCAGTATGGTCTGATTGCTATGATTGCCTCTTTACCTTTATTTGGTGGTGCAGCGATTATACTGGCCAGTACCGGAACCCTGAGTATACTTGAAATTGCTCAACTAAGTTTTACCACCCCTATGATGTTTTTTGCTTCGGTGTTACTCCTACTGGGTATTGCCGGTGAGACGGGAATCGCCCCATTTTATGCCACTAAAGCAGAGATGTTTAGAACCCCTGGATCCCCCTTTATACTTATAATTCACTTGAGTTCTCTTCTGGTGATTGTAAGGGCAATAGAGATACTTTTAATCATAAATAAACCATTTTAA
- a CDS encoding 4Fe-4S binding protein: protein MSSVIWYLYEFAQKSWAEKFTGAKSEHDIVEKPDRFRDFPVVLKEYCIGCGACTAACPSPTAIKLVRDKDTTEEVGRVYPVINNRACIRCGFCAEVCPTEPKTIECGENHLIREEFTILPVEKSYVIDDYLCIRCKKCMKACCVEGAIREEDNRILIDQAKCISCGDCLESCPVKGALKSIHIANLDEQKEIINLVVSKLEKTLEDKEEEIRDLPRDKLFKMELPLKPIMEDSLKILSDEELVHDIIERVTDRLKLRIITWDESKCTQCRLCVKECPSGAITYSPDSGVKRDPDKCLRCSTCYQTCPFGVAGYFVAKFLMDDQEDDGKIMITLKPSLLPITEPIPETLQESK from the coding sequence ATGTCTTCTGTAATATGGTACTTGTATGAATTTGCTCAGAAATCCTGGGCCGAGAAGTTCACTGGTGCAAAATCTGAACACGATATAGTTGAAAAACCAGACCGTTTTAGAGACTTTCCAGTGGTACTTAAAGAATATTGTATTGGTTGCGGAGCCTGCACTGCTGCTTGTCCTTCACCCACTGCCATAAAACTGGTTCGTGATAAAGACACAACTGAAGAAGTAGGTCGGGTATATCCGGTTATTAATAATAGGGCCTGCATCAGGTGTGGTTTTTGCGCTGAGGTTTGCCCCACTGAACCTAAAACCATCGAGTGTGGTGAAAATCACCTGATAAGGGAAGAATTCACCATTCTGCCAGTGGAAAAAAGCTATGTAATTGACGATTATCTATGTATCCGCTGTAAAAAATGCATGAAAGCCTGCTGTGTGGAAGGTGCTATTCGAGAAGAAGATAACCGCATATTAATTGACCAGGCAAAGTGCATTTCCTGTGGTGATTGTCTGGAAAGCTGTCCGGTTAAAGGCGCCCTTAAAAGCATACATATCGCTAACCTGGATGAGCAAAAAGAAATAATCAACCTGGTGGTTAGTAAACTGGAAAAGACCCTGGAAGATAAGGAGGAAGAAATAAGAGATTTACCTCGAGATAAACTCTTCAAAATGGAATTACCTCTTAAACCTATTATGGAAGATTCCTTAAAAATACTATCTGATGAAGAACTGGTTCACGATATAATTGAAAGAGTAACCGATAGGCTGAAACTTAGAATAATTACCTGGGATGAGAGTAAATGTACCCAGTGCCGCTTATGTGTGAAAGAGTGTCCTTCAGGAGCTATAACCTATTCCCCTGATAGTGGAGTAAAAAGAGACCCGGATAAATGTTTAAGATGCAGTACCTGTTACCAGACATGTCCCTTTGGAGTGGCAGGATACTTTGTGGCTAAATTCTTAATGGATGACCAGGAAGATGATGGTAAAATCATGATAACCTTAAAACCCTCCCTTTTACCTATCACCGAACCTATCCCGGAAACTCTACAGGAGTCCAAGTAA